The Bacillota bacterium LX-D region CCAAAAGTATAGAAATAAACTTTCTGGTCCTTTACTCGACCGGATAGATATTCAAATTGAAGTACCTCGTTTAAAGTATGAGGATCTAGAGAGTAATTTGCCAAGTGAGACTTCCCAGGAAATAAAACTGAGAGTTGAAAAGGCCAGAAGTATACAAAGGAAAAGGTTCAAAGAAACAGGCTTAAATTCCAACTCCCAAATGACTCATAAGTTAATTCCTGTTCATTGTGTTACAACAAAAAAGGCCAAGCTTCTTCTACATAAAGCCTTCCAGAAACTTGGCCTTAGCATGCGAGCCCATGATCGAATTTTAAAAATTGCACGAACTATTGCTGATTTAGCTGAAAAAGACATAATTAACGACGAACATTTGGCAGAGGCTATCCACTATAGAATGCTAGATCGTCAAAAAAATATTTTCAGCTAGTTTCTTTTATTTATTAACCTTTTTTAGAACAATTAACGATTTATATTGTTCTAAAAAAGGTTTTTTCTTGTACGAACTACTTGACAAGCGGTAAAAATGGTGTATATTATTCTTATTGCTTTTTAACTTTTAGTTTAGTATTTGTAAACTAAACCAATTAACCTCTTTCCTTATTATATTAATTTTCTCTGTAACTTAGGGGGGTATTGCGATGAAAATAGAACAACTTGGCAGACATATTTTAGCAGAATTTTATAATTGCGATGAGCTAATTCTAAATGACCATGCTTTAATCGAAAAATATATGAAAGAAGCTGCTATTGAAGCAAACGCAACAATAGTTCAAAGCGTTTTTCATATGTTTAACCCATGGGGAGTTAGCGGTGCAGTTATTATTCAGGAATCTCATCTCACAATCCATACTTGGCCTGAATATGGTTACGCTGCCGTGGACTTATTTACTTGCGGAGAAAGCGTAGATCCTTGGATTGCATTCGACTATTTAAGTAAAGCTCTCGCTGCTGAAAAAACTGAAACCTATGAAATTTCACGAGGCAACGTAGACAAAATCAATGCCCACGCTGGGAATAAATTTAAAAATATTACTTTTAAACCGCAGGCTTGCGAAGTTAAATAATATTCTGGAATGATTAATAACAGCATAGGAAATTCTAATTTAAAAACGGTAGCTAGGAGGTAAATATCTTGGAGCTTTGGTATACGGAAAATCACTCTTCTACTGTACGATTTTCAATGAAAGTTAAGCAACAAATTTTTTCTCAGACAAGTCCTTTTCAAAAAATTGATATACTTGATACCTATGAATTTGGCAAAGTTCTGGTTATTGATGGGTTAGTGATGTTAACTGAAAAAGATGAGTTTGTCTATCACGAAATGATAGTCCATGTCCCCATGGCTGTTAACCCTGACATCAAAAAAGTACTTGTAATTGGCGGAGGAGACGGAGGAACTGTCAGGGAACTTACTAGATACCCATCAATTGAAAAAATTGATATGGTGGAAATTGATGAAATAGTCGTCCGTGCTTGTCAGGAACATTTGCCATCAACAGCAAGTAAATTGGAAGATCCAAGAGTTAATCTTTATTTTGAAGATGGGATTAAATTTGTTCAAGGTAAGGAAAGTATTTATGATTTAGTTATTGTAGATTCTACCGATCCCATTGGACCTGGCGAAGGACTTTTTACAAAGGAATTTTATCAAAATTGCTATAACATTTTAACAAAAGATGGAATCTTAGTTAATCAAAATGAAAGCCCCTTTTATAGCGATACAATTAAAGAAATGCAAAGAGCTACAAGCAAAAGAAAAGCTATTTTCCCTATTTGTGAGGTTTACCAAATGTCAATCCCAACCTACCCTTCCGGTCTATGGATGTTTGGATTTGCAGGAAAAACCAAACACCCCATCAAGGATCTGCAAACGGAAAAATGGTTGAAATTTAAACTATTAACAAAGTATTATAACCCGGAGCTTCACGTAGGATCTTTTGCTCTGCCAAATTATGTTAGGGAACTATTGTCTAATGGTGAAAAATAAAATAGAGTTTAATTTTTTAGGCTTTAATCATAGTTTTGCAGAAGCAAATTTAATTTTATTTGGAGCTCCTTTTGACGGCACTGCATCTTTCCGCCCGGGATCGAGATTTGGCCCTAACGCTATTAGAAGTTACTCCGAAGGCCTGGAAACTTATAGTCCTTATTTCGATCAGGATTTAAGTGATTATTATTTATGCGACCTTGGGGATCTTCCTTTTCAAACGGGTGATGCTGAAAAATATTTACAGCTAATTGAAAATCAAGCTCGCGAGATATTTGCTGCTAATAAAAAGCCGTTGATGCTAGGAGGAGAGCATTTAGTCACACTTCCTGCAATAAAGGCTGCTAAAGAAAAGTATCCAAATCTTCGTCTGCTTCATTTTGACGCACATACTGATTTAAGAAACGATTATTTAGGGGAAAAATATTCCCATGCTACCGTTATTAGAAGGTGTTGGGAAATACTTGGAGATCATAATATCTACCAATATGGCATCCGTTCAGGGGAAAAAGCAGAATTTGATTGGGCCAAAAAACATACGTATTTAACGCCATTTACAACACAAGGTGTTGAAAAAATTTCATCTGTGCTCAAGGATTGTCCTGTCTACATTACTCTAGACTTAGACATTCTTGATCCTTCGGTTTTCCCTGGTACGGGAACACCTGAACCTGGAGGTATTACTTTTAACGAACTTATCCATGTAATTCTCAAGTTAAAAGAATTAAACATTGTAGGTGCGGATATTAATGAACTAGCCCCCCATTACGATCTAAGTGGCGTTTCTACAATGGTGGCTTGTAAAATGGTAAGAGAACTTACTCTAGCAATGTTGCACAGTTAATTAAAGCTTATTTCATCATAGGAGGACACCGGATGACAAAAACACGGCAGGAGAAAACTCCTTTATTTGATGCAATTAAAAAATACCACCAAGAAAATGTCTTGCCTTTTGATGTCCCAGGTCATAAACACGGAGCCGGATTACATGACTTTGCTAGTTATGTTGGAAAAACAGTACTTGAAATTGATGTCAACGCTATGGAATGTTTGGATAATATTTGCAACCCCATTGGGGTCATAAAAGAAGCTGAGGATTTAGCTGCCGAAGCTTTTGGAGGGAAGCAGGCTTTCTTTCTAGTTAACGGCACAACCTGCGGAGTACAAGCTATGATTATGAGTGCTTGTCAGCCTGGAGATAAAATTATTATACCTCGCAATGCACATAAATCGGCTACAGCTGGTCTAATTTTAAGCGGTGCTATACCAATTTATCTTAGACCTGAAGTTAATAATCAACTTGGCATCGCCATGAATGTTACATTTGAAAACGTAAAAAAGACTATAGATCAAAACCCAGATGCTAAAGCAATCTTTTTGATACACCCAACATACTACGGAGTTGTATCTGACTTAAAAACTATTGTTGATTATGCACATCAAAAGGGGATTCTTGTCTTAGTAGATCAAGCACACGGGGCCCATTTTAGGTTTTTTCAAGAGTTTCCGATTAATGCTGTAGATGCTGGTGCTGATATAACTGTAGTTAGTATGCATAAAACAGGTGGCTCTTTAACCCAAAGTTCTCTTTTAATTTTAAACACCAATAAAATAAGTCCCGATTGGATGAAATCAATTTTAAATCTTACACAAACAACCAGCGCATCTTATTTATTAATGGTTTCCCTTGATATTGCACGTAAGCAATTAGCTATTGAAGGAGAAAGCCGCTTTAAAAAAATACTGGAAATTACAAGGAATGCAAGGGAAAGAATAAATCAATTAAATAGCTACTACTCTTTTGGCAAAGAACTAATTGGTACCCCTGGGGTTTTTAATTTTGATGAAACAAAACTTGGAATTCATGTAACTTACCTAGGCTTAACAGGCTATGAAGTAGAAAAAATATTACGCCGGGAATTTAGCATTCAAGTTGAACTGGCTGATTTCAACAACATTCTAGCAATTGTATCCTTAGGTGACTCTGAAAATTCTTTGCAGCTGCTGTTGCAAGCACTAGCAGATATTGAAAGGAAATATTCTTTGCCTAAAAAATTACCTACAATGCAAGAAGTACCGAAAACTCCTGATATTATTATTTCTCCAAGGGAAGCATATTATTGCCAAAAAAAGAAAGTTAGCTTGGAAAAAACAGTTGGGGAAATTAGTGGCGAGTCTGTCATGGTTTATCCTCCCGGTATTCCAATTGTGGCTCCCGGTGAAAAAATCACCAAAGATATTGTCGATTATATTAAACTATTAAAAAATAACCATTGCTTATTACAAGGACCAGAAGATACATTTGTTGACAATATTAAAATATTAAAACAAAGTATAAACTAAAAGCTCTAAAAGCTGCCATTATTTGGTGGCTTTTTATTTTAAAAATACATAAATTTAAACAAAATTACCTGCTAAAATACTGATAAATTCAGAAATCCCTTTAAGCTGCTCTTTAGCGAAGTTTTCTAACTCAATATTTTCCGTTAAAGTATATATTTTAATTTTGGCCGATGTAATTCCAGACTCATATCGAACATTTTGAATAATATGATAGGGAAAGACTTTAATTTGATATCCAAGAGGAAATGTTTTATACATAAAGATAATTCTTCTTGTTGTTACGACAAGAATAGCTAAATTTTGGTGGAATAAACCTCGTACTAATTTTTTTACTTTTTCGTCCTCTCTTAATATTTGGAGCAGTTCCTTTGCTTCTCTTCTATTTAACTGTTTACGTAATTGTTCGAAACTTTGAGTTTTATTCAGCATAGCAACTAACCTCCTTGAAAGGATTTATATTTCTAAATTATATTTTCTGAGTTTAATAACCTTCGGGAAATTTGATAAAAATTGTCTAGATTCGTCGTACATAATAAAATTTTAATTTAAAAGAAAAGCAATAAAAAAAGCAATTGGTAGTTTCTATTAATAAAAAACCAATTGCTTATGTCTTTTTAGGTATTAGATTTAAATAAACTTTTGCCTATCAGAACCTGGCTCAATAAAAATTCCAATTTTAGGCAAAGCAGCAAGTAAAGGCAGCCCAATAAAAGCTGATCCTAAAGCAAAAATGGTTCTTTCCAAGGGTGTAACAAAAACCAATGCCTTGTAAACCTGGGCAGGAGTTTGCTTTACTATGATACCCAGATAATTACCAATACCTGCTGCACCTATAAATGCTGTAAATGCTATTAGCCAAATAGCAAGTAATTTTAACCTGTAATTATTTCCCTTTAGCCATTTTGAGCCAAATATACCTCCAACAACAGCTGTAAGGACACCTAAGCCATAGACTATAAATGGATAGACTAAAGCTGCCCTTCCTATAGCAGTACTATACCATAAACCAAAACCAATTAAAATAATTCCTACTGCGTAAGGCCATTTACCACGGGATATAAATCCAGCTGTCAATGCATTTACAGTACCAATAACGAATGTGCCCAACCCCAGCCATGCTGCTTGAGGAGCTATAATTTGCCCAATAAAAGACCCTATGGCCGCACATAAAGCCCCCATAAAAGGTCCAAAAAAGATCCCTGCTAAAGGCAAAAATGCAGCACTCACTGTAAAATATCCTCCCGTAACTACCAATGGAATAACTGGCAACATATAAGCTACTGCAATTAAAGCCGCCCAAGCAGCAATTACCGAAGGATGTATTTTTGGCTTATTATTTTTACTGATTAAATCCATCTCCATCGCCCCTTTTAACCTTCCGTACCTGTACGCATATTTTTTTGCGTCCTAAGTTTAAGAAGTTCTTCACCTAGTTCCTGAGTACTTAAAAATACCTGTGCTAACGGCAGTTTTAAACTCAGGTCATAACCAAGCTGGGTTATTTCAGCAGGTCTAATTTTAGTTTTTTTCAACTCCTCTATATGAGCAAAAAAATCTCTTGTTGTGGTGTCTAGTAAAACCTTTCCTTGATATAAAGCAATAATTCTCTCGCAATACTCACTAACCAAAGACATTTGATGAGTTACTAGAACAACTGTGTGACCTGCCGCATAAAATTCGGCTGCCAAATCCATAATCTGACTTATCCCCTTATAATCTTGTCCTACTGTTGGTTCATCTAAAATTATTATTTTAGGCTCCATCGCCAATACTGCAGCAATAGCCACCTTAGCACGAGTGCTTTTGCTTAAGGATGGGGGAAACTCTTCCGCCAGAGAATTTAAACCTACCCTGTGTAAAGCTTTCTCTACTTTTTCTTTAATTAAGACTTGGCTTAAATCTGAATTTTTTAATCCAAAAGCCACTTCTTGCCAGACAGTTTGGGCAAAAAGCTGTCGATCTGGATTTTGCAGAACATACCCAACTTCATTTGCCAGTTTTGCAATAGGCACCTCCTTTGTATTTTTGCCATTAATTAAAATTTGACCTGACGTAGGTTTTAAAAGACCTGTTATATTCTTTAAAAGAGTAGATTTTCCTGCACCATTTTCACCTATAATTGCAACAAATTCATGCTCACCAATGTCAAAACTTATATCCTTTAGGATAAACTCGTTTGGGGTGTAAGCAAAAGACAAATTTTTAATGGCAATTGCAGTTTTTCCCATCCCTAATCTCCTTTTTTTAGCCAGCTAATAATAGCATTTTCAGCTTGATTCCTACAAATCGGTTTTTCTTTTAAGTTAATACCCCTATCATTTAAATAGCTCATTAACTCCACGACCTGGGGTGGCTTAACCCAATTATTAACTAGCAATTGATAATCAGTAACTAACTTTTTAGGAACATCACAACTTAAGATTTTTCCTTCTTTAAGCAAACAAACTCGGTCTGCCATAGGTGCTACTTCTTCTAAATCATGAGTAGCTAAAACAATAGTTAAACAATACTTCTTTTGAAGATCAACAAGTAGGTTTAAAATATCCTTAGCAGCAGAAGGATCTAATTGAGATGTCGGCTCATCTAGTATTATTACTTTCGGGCGCATAGCCAGCACAGAAGCAATAGCTAAGCGTTGTTTCTGCCCGCCAGACAAATCTTGGGGATGGAAGTCTTCAAACTTTTGTAAACCAACTCCTTCTAGCGCCCAATTTACGCGCTCTATAATTTCATTAACCGGTAAACGTAAATTTTCTAACGCAAAAGCAACCTCATTCCTAACTTTTGTTGTAAATATCTGAGTTTCAGGGTCCTCTAATACAATACCTACCACCTTCGCAAGTTCTATAATGGATGTCTTTTGAGTATCCATGCCATGAACCATAACTTTCCCTTCCATACTTCCACCGCGCCCATGAGGTATGATTCCATTTAAGCATTGACAGAGGGTTGATTTTCCAGAACCATTTTCTCCAATTACTACTAAAAATTCACCTTGCATAATTTCCAAATTAAAATTATCAAGTGCCAAATGTTCTGAACGCGGATAAGCATAAGACAAGTTTTTTATATTTATTGCTGACTGCATTTTACCCTCCTACAAGACAATACTCAACCAGCTCAACAGACAAAATAATAACAATAAGACCCCTAGACTAAACCAATCTTTGGGAGTAAACCGAAGATCTTCGATATAAGTTCTTTTGCGGCTTACACCGAAGGCTTTTGTATCCATAGCAATACCCATAAGCTGAGCCCGACGCATTGCGCCAATTACTAAAGGAACAACCAAAGTCGGGTATGCTTTTATTTTAGATAAAATCCCGCCCTGTTCAAATACCGTAAAACCCCGTAATTTTTGCGCCTCAATTATAGCAGCAATATCTGATTGTAAAGTGGGAATTAAGTTTAACGATGTAGTAGCAATAAAAGCAATTTTATAAGGTAAACCAAGTTTAACAAATCCCAGGGCAAATAGGTTCATAGGTGTGGTCATAGTAACTAGAGGCATTAGGAATATTAAAATAAACATTCTTAAACAAATTAAAAGTCCAAATATAATTCCTTCTAGAGTTATAGAACCTATCCCACCTATTAAAGGAACAAATCCAGGTATAATTGGCTTGACTAAAATAACTTGTCCGCCCATGAAAATCGCCTGAGCTAAAATAACAAAAATACTAATTCCAAGTAAAAATCGGAAATAGCCTGTCAATATTGAGTATGGTAAACCGGCATTACGCCATAAGACTAACGCTAAAGCAAAAATGATTCCCAAAACCATAAAATTTTGGCTTAGAAAAACTAAACCTGTTAATAGAAACAAAAAAATAATTTTAATTCTAGGATCTAGACAATGTAAGTAAGATTTACCAGAGTAGTAAGCAACAATATTCATATTCATTCTCCTGCTAATTAATAAAAAAACCTAGGCAAATAAGGCCTAGGGCATTTTATGGATTTTAGAACATAAAAAGCCCTTCCCTCGGCGGTAAAAATATACATACCACAAAGAAAAGAGCGTACTCTCAACCAGTGGCAGTGGATGCAGTGTTAAATCGTAGACAACAACGTCTTCGTTTAGCGGCGACCTCCCATCCGCTAACACTTTACGCCAAACACTTACTCTGCCTAAATAATTTTACATAAATAATATATTATAAATTCTCAGAAACGTAAATAGAATTTTTTGAATTTTTAGCAATTATCATAAATATTTTAAGGTTTATTCTAGTTCAAGACTCAAATAAAAAAATTAGGATACATAAATAAGGTGCTAGCGAAAAAAAAGTTGATAAATGTATCCTAATTAATATCAAAAAAAAATGCTGCCAAGCAAATAAACTCCAATATAGTTGCCATACCGGTTAAATAGCCGGGAAAACTTCCAAGCCCTCTGTAAGCATAGGCATATAAGCCACCTGCATAGGGGAAAAGCGGAGCCATTTCCGCCGTCGTCCCAAAAAATACCGTATAAAATAGAGCAACAATTAGAATAGCCGCTAACATTTCCAAAAAAGAAGCCATTTTAAATCCTAAATTCCAAAAGAATAATAGCCTGTAAGAACTGCACCTAAGCCAAATATAAAAAGGTGTTTTGCTGTTAAATTTTTTCCTAAGCCTTGACTTTGTAAAAATTCTTCACTTAACCTTTGAGTAATAATAATATCAGGAATTT contains the following coding sequences:
- a CDS encoding aminotransferase class V-fold PLP-dependent enzyme, encoding MTKTRQEKTPLFDAIKKYHQENVLPFDVPGHKHGAGLHDFASYVGKTVLEIDVNAMECLDNICNPIGVIKEAEDLAAEAFGGKQAFFLVNGTTCGVQAMIMSACQPGDKIIIPRNAHKSATAGLILSGAIPIYLRPEVNNQLGIAMNVTFENVKKTIDQNPDAKAIFLIHPTYYGVVSDLKTIVDYAHQKGILVLVDQAHGAHFRFFQEFPINAVDAGADITVVSMHKTGGSLTQSSLLILNTNKISPDWMKSILNLTQTTSASYLLMVSLDIARKQLAIEGESRFKKILEITRNARERINQLNSYYSFGKELIGTPGVFNFDETKLGIHVTYLGLTGYEVEKILRREFSIQVELADFNNILAIVSLGDSENSLQLLLQALADIERKYSLPKKLPTMQEVPKTPDIIISPREAYYCQKKKVSLEKTVGEISGESVMVYPPGIPIVAPGEKITKDIVDYIKLLKNNHCLLQGPEDTFVDNIKILKQSIN
- a CDS encoding energy-coupling factor transporter transmembrane component T, yielding MNIVAYYSGKSYLHCLDPRIKIIFLFLLTGLVFLSQNFMVLGIIFALALVLWRNAGLPYSILTGYFRFLLGISIFVILAQAIFMGGQVILVKPIIPGFVPLIGGIGSITLEGIIFGLLICLRMFILIFLMPLVTMTTPMNLFALGFVKLGLPYKIAFIATTSLNLIPTLQSDIAAIIEAQKLRGFTVFEQGGILSKIKAYPTLVVPLVIGAMRRAQLMGIAMDTKAFGVSRKRTYIEDLRFTPKDWFSLGVLLLLFCLLSWLSIVL
- the speE gene encoding polyamine aminopropyltransferase; translation: MELWYTENHSSTVRFSMKVKQQIFSQTSPFQKIDILDTYEFGKVLVIDGLVMLTEKDEFVYHEMIVHVPMAVNPDIKKVLVIGGGDGGTVRELTRYPSIEKIDMVEIDEIVVRACQEHLPSTASKLEDPRVNLYFEDGIKFVQGKESIYDLVIVDSTDPIGPGEGLFTKEFYQNCYNILTKDGILVNQNESPFYSDTIKEMQRATSKRKAIFPICEVYQMSIPTYPSGLWMFGFAGKTKHPIKDLQTEKWLKFKLLTKYYNPELHVGSFALPNYVRELLSNGEK
- the speD gene encoding adenosylmethionine decarboxylase translates to MKIEQLGRHILAEFYNCDELILNDHALIEKYMKEAAIEANATIVQSVFHMFNPWGVSGAVIIQESHLTIHTWPEYGYAAVDLFTCGESVDPWIAFDYLSKALAAEKTETYEISRGNVDKINAHAGNKFKNITFKPQACEVK
- a CDS encoding ATP-binding cassette domain-containing protein, producing the protein MQSAINIKNLSYAYPRSEHLALDNFNLEIMQGEFLVVIGENGSGKSTLCQCLNGIIPHGRGGSMEGKVMVHGMDTQKTSIIELAKVVGIVLEDPETQIFTTKVRNEVAFALENLRLPVNEIIERVNWALEGVGLQKFEDFHPQDLSGGQKQRLAIASVLAMRPKVIILDEPTSQLDPSAAKDILNLLVDLQKKYCLTIVLATHDLEEVAPMADRVCLLKEGKILSCDVPKKLVTDYQLLVNNWVKPPQVVELMSYLNDRGINLKEKPICRNQAENAIISWLKKGD
- a CDS encoding ECF transporter S component — encoded protein: MDLISKNNKPKIHPSVIAAWAALIAVAYMLPVIPLVVTGGYFTVSAAFLPLAGIFFGPFMGALCAAIGSFIGQIIAPQAAWLGLGTFVIGTVNALTAGFISRGKWPYAVGIILIGFGLWYSTAIGRAALVYPFIVYGLGVLTAVVGGIFGSKWLKGNNYRLKLLAIWLIAFTAFIGAAGIGNYLGIIVKQTPAQVYKALVFVTPLERTIFALGSAFIGLPLLAALPKIGIFIEPGSDRQKFI
- the speB gene encoding agmatinase; protein product: MVKNKIEFNFLGFNHSFAEANLILFGAPFDGTASFRPGSRFGPNAIRSYSEGLETYSPYFDQDLSDYYLCDLGDLPFQTGDAEKYLQLIENQAREIFAANKKPLMLGGEHLVTLPAIKAAKEKYPNLRLLHFDAHTDLRNDYLGEKYSHATVIRRCWEILGDHNIYQYGIRSGEKAEFDWAKKHTYLTPFTTQGVEKISSVLKDCPVYITLDLDILDPSVFPGTGTPEPGGITFNELIHVILKLKELNIVGADINELAPHYDLSGVSTMVACKMVRELTLAMLHS
- a CDS encoding ABC transporter ATP-binding protein, with the protein product MGKTAIAIKNLSFAYTPNEFILKDISFDIGEHEFVAIIGENGAGKSTLLKNITGLLKPTSGQILINGKNTKEVPIAKLANEVGYVLQNPDRQLFAQTVWQEVAFGLKNSDLSQVLIKEKVEKALHRVGLNSLAEEFPPSLSKSTRAKVAIAAVLAMEPKIIILDEPTVGQDYKGISQIMDLAAEFYAAGHTVVLVTHQMSLVSEYCERIIALYQGKVLLDTTTRDFFAHIEELKKTKIRPAEITQLGYDLSLKLPLAQVFLSTQELGEELLKLRTQKNMRTGTEG
- a CDS encoding PH domain-containing protein, coding for MLNKTQSFEQLRKQLNRREAKELLQILREDEKVKKLVRGLFHQNLAILVVTTRRIIFMYKTFPLGYQIKVFPYHIIQNVRYESGITSAKIKIYTLTENIELENFAKEQLKGISEFISILAGNFV